One stretch of Paenibacillus sp. FSL R5-0341 DNA includes these proteins:
- a CDS encoding methionine ABC transporter ATP-binding protein, translating to MIELKGLTKTYGKGAKATTALSNLDLSIRKGEIYGVIGHSGAGKSTLIRCINLLERPTEGEVWVDGINLTDLSKTELQQQRRKIGMIFQHFNLLSSATVYDNVAFPLKLVNTPKEAIDRKVKEMLTLVGLEHHSSKYPAQLSGGQKQRVGIARALASDPNVLLCDEATSALDPQTTNSILKLLLDINEKYNLTIVLITHEMHVIQNICDKVAVIHQGGIVEQGPVTEVFLKPQHAITRDFTMRDHEAGLALEETALVNASVELQAGAASKLVKISFLGNKTYEAILSRTVRKTGVDFAILQGTISTIKQVPYGQLTVRFEGESDAIERTISELTAEGLDVEVLR from the coding sequence TTGATTGAATTAAAAGGATTAACAAAGACGTATGGTAAAGGGGCAAAAGCCACAACAGCGTTATCCAATCTGGATTTGAGCATCCGCAAGGGTGAAATTTATGGCGTCATTGGCCATTCCGGAGCGGGCAAAAGTACACTGATTCGCTGTATTAATTTGTTGGAACGTCCAACGGAGGGTGAAGTATGGGTTGACGGGATCAACTTGACTGACCTGAGCAAAACTGAGTTGCAGCAACAGAGACGCAAGATTGGCATGATTTTTCAACACTTTAATCTGCTATCCTCGGCAACGGTATATGACAATGTGGCTTTTCCACTAAAACTTGTGAATACACCCAAGGAAGCCATTGATCGCAAAGTGAAGGAAATGCTTACTTTGGTTGGCCTGGAGCACCATAGCAGTAAATATCCGGCCCAATTATCTGGTGGACAGAAACAACGTGTTGGGATTGCAAGAGCGCTTGCAAGTGATCCGAATGTACTTCTCTGTGATGAGGCTACTTCGGCACTTGATCCGCAGACGACGAATTCAATCCTGAAGTTATTGCTCGACATTAATGAAAAATACAACCTCACGATTGTGCTGATTACACATGAGATGCACGTTATCCAGAACATCTGCGACAAGGTTGCTGTCATTCATCAAGGTGGCATTGTGGAACAGGGGCCTGTAACAGAAGTATTCCTGAAGCCGCAGCACGCCATTACGCGGGACTTCACGATGCGTGACCATGAAGCTGGACTTGCTCTGGAAGAGACCGCTCTGGTGAATGCAAGCGTTGAATTGCAGGCAGGTGCTGCTTCCAAACTTGTGAAGATATCCTTTCTGGGTAATAAAACGTATGAAGCGATTTTGTCCAGAACGGTACGCAAGACAGGTGTAGATTTTGCCATCCTGCAAGGTACGATCTCTACGATCAAACAGGTTCCTTATGGGCAACTGACCGTTCGGTTCGAGGGTGAGTCAGATGCGATTGAACGGACGATATCCGAATTAACCGCAGAGGGACTTGATGTGGAGGTGCTACGTTAG
- a CDS encoding SDR family oxidoreductase: MKGKVALITGSAKGLGKMTALSLADQGCDIALNYVHSRTEAEALRAQITAKGVRCIAIQADISKVQDIASLVEQVEDKLGSIDILVNNAGPFVRERRLFAEYAEGEVQMLVQGNLLGPMLLDQRVLPEMRRKQWGRIIHFGFSHAGEARSWPHRAVYAAAKVGLVSFTKTLAVEEAPFGITVNMVCPGDIRGANKEKTIDEMAGITDEETPRGRPGSGEDIARVITYLCLDHSDFITGNIMDVSGGLDPIRPTIQREDT, encoded by the coding sequence GTGAAGGGAAAGGTTGCCCTCATAACGGGAAGTGCCAAAGGTCTTGGTAAAATGACGGCCCTCAGTCTGGCAGATCAGGGGTGTGATATTGCCCTCAACTATGTACACAGCAGAACAGAAGCTGAGGCTTTAAGGGCTCAGATTACAGCCAAGGGTGTGCGGTGCATTGCCATTCAGGCTGATATATCCAAGGTGCAAGATATTGCTTCATTGGTTGAACAGGTGGAAGACAAGCTGGGCAGCATTGATATTTTGGTAAATAACGCGGGACCATTTGTCCGTGAGCGTCGATTATTTGCGGAGTATGCTGAAGGTGAGGTTCAGATGCTTGTACAGGGTAACCTGTTGGGGCCCATGTTACTGGATCAGCGTGTATTGCCAGAGATGAGACGCAAGCAATGGGGACGGATTATCCATTTTGGCTTCAGTCATGCCGGAGAAGCGAGATCCTGGCCCCACCGCGCAGTGTATGCGGCTGCCAAGGTTGGTCTGGTATCTTTTACGAAGACACTCGCGGTTGAAGAAGCTCCTTTTGGAATTACGGTTAACATGGTATGTCCCGGAGATATTCGCGGTGCCAACAAGGAAAAAACGATTGATGAGATGGCAGGCATCACCGACGAGGAAACGCCAAGAGGACGACCCGGTAGCGGTGAAGATATTGCACGAGTCATTACGTATCTGTGCCTGGATCATTCCGATTTTATAACAGGCAACATTATGGATGTATCTGGAGGACTTGATCCGATTCGTCCAACCATACAGCGCGAGGATACTTAG
- a CDS encoding methionine ABC transporter permease: MDFSTVRWEEVGKASIETLQILGVSGLFTVILGLPLGVLLFMTARSASIKSRAVYTILSLIVNILRSVPFIILIVALIPFTRTLVGTATGVLGVIPPLVISAAPYFARLVENTLREVDRGVIEAAQAMGASTGQIVRRVLLPEALPGLLAGITITIVTLVSYTAMAGMVGGGGLGTLAINYGYYRYQNEIMIISVVSMIILVQILQMAGDRLVTFFTRK, translated from the coding sequence ATGGATTTTTCAACCGTACGTTGGGAAGAGGTTGGTAAAGCTTCCATAGAGACACTGCAAATTTTGGGTGTATCAGGCTTGTTTACCGTTATCTTAGGTTTACCGCTCGGAGTTCTGCTGTTCATGACAGCCCGTTCTGCTTCGATTAAGTCACGGGCAGTGTACACGATACTATCCCTGATTGTTAATATTTTGCGCTCAGTCCCATTCATCATATTGATTGTTGCTCTTATTCCATTCACTCGTACACTCGTCGGTACAGCTACTGGGGTGCTCGGCGTTATACCTCCTTTGGTGATTTCAGCAGCTCCTTATTTCGCCCGTTTGGTGGAGAACACGCTGCGTGAAGTGGATCGGGGTGTCATTGAGGCGGCACAGGCGATGGGCGCATCGACCGGACAGATTGTAAGACGGGTGTTACTGCCTGAGGCATTACCTGGCCTGCTTGCTGGTATAACGATTACCATCGTTACGCTCGTCTCCTATACGGCGATGGCGGGCATGGTTGGTGGTGGAGGCCTGGGAACACTGGCAATTAACTATGGATACTATCGTTATCAAAATGAAATCATGATCATCTCCGTAGTGTCGATGATCATTCTAGTGCAAATTCTCCAGATGGCTGGAGATCGCTTGGTTACATTTTTCACCAGGAAATAA
- a CDS encoding tyrosine-type recombinase/integrase, with protein MRKRDRLKIRTWEECLNEFLNWKRVQGLSKQTIKDYRQSMNLFMSRYPTAWDSPQNLKSMVYDHLAQPEIAPATYNSRLVYLRSFLNWCVENNYIRDNPIAKLKKRHEEGRRVSVDIDVLRELLKVPDQSTFVGLRDYALILLTLDTGIRPSEALALVPSNFRPKAREIHVTALTAKTRRSRDLPISDATIKAMNRLIRARPLSWADKVPIFCTYEGNALNRHVWGDRLERHSKKIGVHIRPYDLRHIYALESIRNGSSTFAVQKTLGHTTMEMTRRYVALINDDLKIEHAKTSPLNKIADDEPKRKRLTKINVEDDEE; from the coding sequence ATGAGAAAACGAGATCGGCTCAAAATTCGAACGTGGGAAGAATGTCTTAATGAGTTTCTTAACTGGAAACGAGTTCAGGGGTTGAGCAAACAAACGATTAAGGACTATCGACAGAGTATGAATCTCTTTATGTCGCGTTATCCTACCGCTTGGGATTCCCCTCAGAATCTAAAATCGATGGTATACGACCACCTCGCGCAGCCTGAGATAGCGCCAGCAACTTACAATAGCCGTCTCGTGTATTTGCGTTCATTTCTGAATTGGTGTGTTGAAAACAACTATATTAGAGACAATCCGATTGCTAAACTTAAAAAGCGCCATGAAGAGGGTCGCCGAGTCAGCGTTGATATCGATGTTCTCCGCGAATTACTTAAGGTGCCGGATCAGTCAACGTTCGTCGGCCTACGTGACTACGCGTTAATCTTATTGACGCTAGATACCGGTATTCGTCCATCGGAAGCCCTGGCGCTTGTGCCGAGCAACTTCCGTCCTAAGGCTCGCGAGATTCACGTAACAGCGTTAACGGCGAAGACACGGCGCTCCCGCGATCTTCCGATATCTGACGCGACGATTAAGGCTATGAACAGGCTAATACGTGCGCGGCCGCTGAGTTGGGCGGACAAAGTACCGATATTCTGTACGTATGAAGGAAACGCGTTGAACCGTCACGTATGGGGCGATAGACTTGAGCGCCATAGTAAGAAGATCGGCGTCCACATACGGCCTTATGACCTACGTCATATTTACGCTCTGGAGTCGATTCGTAACGGCTCGTCTACCTTCGCAGTACAAAAGACGCTCGGCCATACAACGATGGAAATGACGCGAAGATACGTTGCGCTGATTAACGATGACTTGAAGATAGAACATGCGAAGACTTCACCGCTCAATAAAATCGCGGACGATGAACCGAAGAGGAAGAGGCTCACGAAGATTAACGTTGAGGATGACGAAGAATGA
- the mqnE gene encoding aminofutalosine synthase MqnE has product MSTLVTPFTDKRMAEIVEKVQNGVRLSVEDGVYLYETDDLLTLGQLANEANLRKNGKKVYFIENMSLYFTNVCEARCAFCNFRKDQGEDGSYTLSGQEMIDYVEQHIHPGVREFHIVGGHNNHVPFQYYVDSLRALNEKYPDVTLKAYTAAEIDFFTRISGLSIKEVLQELQKAGLKTLTGGGAEILSDEYRKKMRVDKANVDRYLEVHRTAHNLGMRTHTTMLYGSIESYEDRVNHMAQIRELQDETNGFMVFIPLSMQPKSKNASIMRRNSAYEDLKTIAISRLMLDNIDHIKAYFINIGPQLAQVALGFGASDAHGTIVRERISHAAGALTPEGLTRKELIWLIKGAGRIPVERDTFYNEIEVYE; this is encoded by the coding sequence ATGTCTACATTGGTAACACCGTTCACAGACAAAAGAATGGCTGAAATCGTTGAGAAAGTGCAGAACGGCGTAAGGCTGAGCGTAGAAGACGGCGTATATCTGTATGAAACAGATGATCTGCTGACTTTGGGCCAGTTGGCCAATGAGGCCAACCTGCGGAAGAATGGTAAGAAAGTGTATTTCATCGAAAACATGAGTCTTTATTTTACAAACGTATGCGAAGCTCGCTGCGCTTTTTGTAATTTCCGCAAAGACCAGGGTGAAGATGGCTCTTACACATTGTCCGGTCAGGAAATGATCGATTATGTGGAACAGCATATTCATCCAGGCGTAAGAGAGTTCCATATTGTAGGCGGACATAATAACCATGTTCCTTTTCAGTATTATGTCGATTCCCTGCGTGCTTTAAACGAGAAATATCCGGATGTTACGCTGAAAGCCTACACGGCAGCCGAGATTGATTTCTTCACTCGCATCAGCGGACTCAGTATTAAGGAAGTTCTACAGGAGTTGCAAAAAGCAGGTCTGAAAACATTGACTGGCGGCGGCGCTGAGATTTTGTCGGATGAATATCGCAAAAAAATGCGTGTAGACAAAGCGAACGTGGATCGTTATCTTGAGGTGCACCGCACAGCTCATAACCTGGGCATGCGTACGCATACTACGATGTTGTATGGATCGATTGAATCCTATGAGGACCGCGTTAACCATATGGCGCAGATTCGTGAATTGCAAGACGAGACCAACGGATTCATGGTCTTTATCCCGCTTTCCATGCAGCCAAAAAGTAAAAACGCGAGCATTATGCGTCGTAACTCGGCCTATGAGGATCTCAAAACAATTGCGATCAGCCGTTTGATGCTGGATAACATCGATCATATCAAAGCCTACTTCATCAACATCGGTCCTCAACTGGCTCAAGTCGCCCTTGGATTCGGTGCTTCGGATGCACATGGCACGATCGTTCGCGAACGAATTAGTCATGCAGCAGGTGCACTAACGCCTGAAGGCCTCACCCGCAAAGAGCTCATTTGGCTAATTAAAGGTGCAGGACGTATTCCGGTAGAACGTGATACGTTCTACAATGAAATTGAAGTGTACGAATAG
- a CDS encoding helix-turn-helix transcriptional regulator, which yields MTNQLTTREQYIQENTNAWSKRGAAFKERRTRMGLSRSRVAESIGTSESTLRRFELGYPVTRSELVARAYEIYLELWLQVVKDIELERGRFLIDQDADEAGKVTVTMREYKKVAEFDTGDAELNGKLAVAFCEGNGGGYGYAI from the coding sequence ATGACAAACCAATTGACTACGCGTGAGCAGTACATCCAGGAGAACACTAATGCATGGAGTAAGAGAGGCGCAGCATTCAAAGAACGTCGTACCCGTATGGGCTTATCTCGTTCCAGAGTGGCGGAAAGTATCGGCACCAGCGAGAGCACTCTCCGCAGGTTTGAACTAGGCTATCCGGTCACTAGATCAGAGCTTGTTGCACGAGCATACGAAATTTATCTCGAACTTTGGTTACAGGTGGTCAAAGACATTGAGTTAGAAAGAGGTCGTTTCCTTATCGATCAAGACGCGGACGAAGCCGGCAAGGTTACGGTTACGATGCGCGAGTATAAAAAAGTTGCCGAGTTTGACACAGGTGACGCGGAATTGAATGGAAAGCTTGCGGTTGCATTCTGTGAGGGTAACGGTGGCGGCTACGGTTACGCAATCTAG
- a CDS encoding DUF2167 domain-containing protein: MKNKRWISFLTLLMVSLFTISSALQVSAANETDQAPDEYDWITGPASVSLDGKATLEVPESHSYLDKANTQRSILNSGGKPNGNEIGSLTSHSEFDSWYVVFEYVKTGHIHDDDQNLSAEELLSSYIRGTEEDNRELDPEYRTYITGWEIEPAYDKTKHQLVYSLGFKNADQQAMVNYNVKLLTREGYITAILVTDTNTFQQSRQAFEETVLNQLSINAGYTYEEYNASTDKTSTIGLNSLLMGGIGYTASHKFSALLLLKKGWALILVVVLGLIGWIRYKIKSSHGEEETLSPSERTYLQEADEQQYADQNELSYYRQSGHPSNVDKQDKP; this comes from the coding sequence ATGAAGAACAAAAGATGGATATCGTTTCTTACACTTTTGATGGTGAGTTTATTCACAATCTCTAGTGCCCTACAGGTATCAGCGGCAAATGAGACTGACCAGGCACCTGATGAGTACGATTGGATTACTGGACCAGCATCTGTCTCTCTGGACGGTAAGGCCACCCTGGAAGTCCCTGAGAGCCATTCCTATCTGGATAAGGCCAATACCCAACGTTCGATACTTAACAGTGGTGGAAAGCCTAACGGGAATGAAATCGGAAGCCTAACCAGCCATAGCGAATTCGACTCGTGGTATGTCGTGTTCGAGTACGTGAAGACAGGTCATATTCATGATGACGATCAAAACCTGAGTGCTGAAGAACTGTTAAGCAGTTATATCCGAGGCACAGAAGAAGACAACAGAGAGCTTGATCCTGAATATAGAACGTACATAACAGGATGGGAAATCGAACCGGCATATGATAAGACCAAGCATCAGTTGGTCTACTCCCTTGGTTTCAAGAATGCTGATCAGCAAGCCATGGTGAATTACAATGTAAAGCTCCTGACACGCGAAGGGTACATCACAGCCATTCTGGTTACAGATACGAACACCTTTCAACAGAGCCGCCAGGCATTCGAGGAAACGGTCCTTAATCAACTTAGCATTAATGCAGGATATACCTACGAGGAGTACAATGCTTCGACTGACAAAACATCCACCATAGGGCTCAACAGTCTTCTGATGGGCGGGATCGGATACACAGCTTCCCACAAATTCAGTGCTCTTCTTTTGCTCAAAAAAGGATGGGCCTTGATCCTGGTTGTCGTTCTTGGGCTAATCGGGTGGATCAGATACAAGATCAAAAGCTCACACGGAGAAGAAGAAACACTCTCTCCCTCCGAGAGGACGTACCTGCAAGAAGCAGATGAGCAGCAGTATGCTGATCAGAATGAATTATCCTATTACCGCCAATCTGGGCATCCATCCAACGTGGATAAACAAGATAAGCCCTGA
- a CDS encoding NAD(P)/FAD-dependent oxidoreductase has translation MKNFVILGGGYGGLTIIKELLEGKIPSDTQIILVDRSPFQGLKTEYYALAAGTVSDYDLRIQFPVSDKVTYRYGEVTSIDLEQRQIEFEGQDPLVYDKLVIGLGCTDRFHNTPGAEDYSCTIQSFSKTRETYLRLNEIKAYGNVHIVGGGLSGVEMAAELRESRPDLNISILDRGERVLSAFPQRLSVYVHEWFNEHQVETRGHIAISRVEPNAIYNRDEQILTDAVVWTAGIQPVKVVQDLDVTKDPQGRVVLNEYYQIPEYTDVYVVGDCASVPYAPSGQAAEVQGEQIAHIQHALWKGEKPNPHPLKLRGTLGALGKKSGFGLMGKTSMMGRVPRILKSGVLWMSKRHLG, from the coding sequence ATGAAAAATTTCGTCATTCTTGGAGGCGGCTATGGCGGCCTCACCATCATCAAGGAACTTCTGGAAGGTAAAATTCCATCCGATACACAAATTATTTTGGTGGACCGCAGCCCCTTCCAGGGATTAAAGACCGAATATTACGCACTCGCAGCAGGCACCGTATCCGATTATGACCTGCGTATCCAATTTCCCGTGAGCGATAAAGTCACTTACCGTTATGGAGAAGTTACTTCGATCGACCTGGAACAGCGTCAGATTGAATTTGAAGGCCAAGACCCGCTCGTGTACGACAAGCTTGTCATTGGACTTGGTTGTACAGATCGTTTCCACAACACACCAGGCGCCGAAGATTACAGCTGTACCATCCAGAGCTTCAGCAAAACACGCGAGACCTACCTGCGTCTTAATGAGATCAAAGCCTATGGCAATGTGCATATCGTTGGCGGCGGATTAAGCGGTGTCGAGATGGCAGCCGAACTTCGTGAGAGCAGACCCGATCTGAACATCAGCATTCTGGATCGTGGCGAGCGTGTATTATCTGCTTTCCCACAACGTCTGTCCGTTTATGTGCATGAATGGTTCAACGAACATCAGGTAGAGACACGCGGGCATATCGCTATTTCACGTGTTGAACCGAATGCCATCTATAACCGGGATGAACAGATTCTAACGGATGCTGTCGTGTGGACTGCAGGCATTCAGCCCGTAAAAGTGGTTCAGGATCTGGACGTGACCAAAGACCCTCAAGGTCGTGTCGTCCTGAATGAATACTACCAAATCCCGGAATATACCGATGTATATGTTGTTGGTGACTGTGCGAGTGTCCCTTATGCACCTAGCGGTCAAGCTGCCGAAGTGCAGGGTGAGCAGATCGCCCATATTCAGCATGCCCTCTGGAAAGGCGAAAAGCCCAATCCACATCCACTCAAGCTTCGTGGCACACTAGGTGCACTCGGCAAGAAGTCCGGGTTTGGGCTGATGGGCAAAACGTCCATGATGGGACGTGTACCTCGTATTTTGAAAAGTGGTGTGCTCTGGATGTCCAAGCGCCATCTCGGTTAG
- a CDS encoding MetQ/NlpA family ABC transporter substrate-binding protein: MRKWSIALLSLMLIAVLAACGNNKDADSGADNSAGAPRTVELKVGASPTPHAEILESIKPELEAQGIRLQVVTFNDYVQPNQQLADEKLDANFFQHQPYLDTENKERGFNLVAVTPVHVEPFGGYSKKIKSLDELADGAKVAIPNDPSNGGRALLLLAKEGIITLKDNTNITSTIQDITANPKNLDIIELDAAMMPRQLDEADLVFINANYALEANLNPANDALLIEDLQGNPYANILVSREDNKDADAIQKLAAALHSEEVKTFIKERYKGAVEPATE; this comes from the coding sequence ATGAGAAAATGGTCTATTGCTCTACTTAGTCTTATGTTGATTGCGGTTCTCGCAGCTTGCGGAAACAACAAGGACGCCGATAGCGGCGCAGACAATTCAGCAGGTGCACCACGTACAGTTGAATTGAAAGTTGGAGCTTCACCTACACCACACGCAGAGATTCTGGAAAGCATCAAGCCTGAACTGGAAGCACAAGGGATTCGTTTGCAAGTCGTTACGTTCAATGACTATGTTCAACCCAACCAGCAACTTGCTGATGAAAAATTGGATGCAAACTTCTTCCAGCACCAGCCTTACCTGGACACAGAGAATAAAGAACGTGGATTCAACCTCGTTGCTGTAACACCAGTTCATGTTGAGCCTTTTGGCGGATACTCCAAAAAAATTAAGTCTTTGGATGAATTGGCAGATGGCGCAAAAGTAGCGATTCCGAATGACCCATCCAATGGTGGACGTGCACTGTTGTTGCTCGCGAAGGAAGGCATTATTACGCTAAAAGACAACACAAATATTACATCTACGATTCAAGATATCACAGCAAATCCGAAGAACCTGGATATTATTGAGCTGGATGCAGCCATGATGCCTCGTCAATTGGATGAAGCGGATCTGGTATTCATCAACGCTAACTATGCGCTTGAAGCGAACCTGAATCCGGCGAATGATGCTTTGCTGATCGAAGATCTGCAAGGTAACCCATACGCAAACATCCTCGTTTCCCGTGAGGACAACAAGGATGCAGATGCAATCCAAAAACTGGCTGCTGCTCTGCACTCCGAAGAAGTGAAAACATTCATCAAAGAACGTTATAAAGGTGCAGTTGAACCTGCAACTGAATAA
- a CDS encoding iron-sulfur cluster assembly accessory protein produces the protein MINISETAADRLKEMLAQQETPGMFLRLGVAPGGCTGFSYAMGFDDKESDEDLYMDIQNMKVVVEKENLKYLNGLEIDFEESGMTGGFTIHNPNAVATCGCGSSFRTKEDAGVPDKDC, from the coding sequence ATGATTAACATCAGCGAAACGGCTGCTGACAGATTGAAAGAGATGCTTGCACAGCAAGAGACACCTGGTATGTTCCTGCGTCTTGGCGTAGCACCGGGCGGTTGCACCGGATTTTCGTACGCCATGGGCTTTGACGATAAAGAGTCCGATGAGGACCTGTATATGGATATTCAGAACATGAAGGTTGTAGTCGAGAAGGAAAACCTGAAATACCTGAATGGACTTGAAATTGATTTTGAAGAGTCCGGCATGACGGGTGGATTTACGATTCATAACCCGAACGCAGTAGCCACTTGTGGCTGCGGATCTTCTTTCCGTACGAAGGAAGATGCGGGTGTGCCTGATAAGGATTGTTAA
- a CDS encoding NifU family protein, translated as MSENAQSTMYDEVSDVLDKLRPFLQRDGGDVELVDVEDGIIKLKLVGACGSCPSSTITLKAGIERALLEEVEGVQEVVQVF; from the coding sequence ATGAGCGAAAACGCACAAAGCACCATGTACGATGAGGTATCTGATGTGCTTGACAAACTTCGTCCGTTCCTGCAACGCGATGGCGGTGACGTGGAACTGGTCGACGTGGAGGACGGCATCATTAAGCTGAAACTGGTCGGTGCCTGCGGCAGTTGCCCAAGCTCCACCATTACCTTAAAAGCCGGGATTGAACGCGCCCTTCTCGAAGAAGTTGAGGGTGTACAAGAAGTCGTACAAGTATTCTAA
- a CDS encoding helix-turn-helix transcriptional regulator: MRRIRIRLNEVMAERGLTQTQLAEVSNVRQAAISEMSRNIREQINIKTLIKIADALEIDDISELIVIEKD; the protein is encoded by the coding sequence ATGAGAAGGATTCGAATCCGCCTTAATGAAGTAATGGCAGAACGTGGGTTAACACAGACACAACTTGCGGAGGTATCAAACGTTAGACAAGCGGCTATCTCTGAGATGTCTCGGAATATCCGCGAACAGATCAATATTAAGACGCTAATCAAAATAGCTGACGCGCTTGAGATCGACGACATATCGGAGCTTATCGTAATAGAGAAGGACTAG
- a CDS encoding tyrosine-type recombinase/integrase, giving the protein MALTKRERRAPVGARDVKLFPELTLEQALDFVTNAKKVEGLRESTLKDYTKHYGYFVKWLNQFHPDITLIEHIEVSTIRDHISYMKYDRVRYEGHKHIPTEGQRVGLSDTTINIRIRTLKAIFNQLERDDLIEINPISKVKLLRQDVDLTNCLTDEEIIAILAQPNRRDFVGFRDYVGIMLMLDSGCRVSEMLGLRIGDIDFQTRFITLSGEANKNRKPRMVPFSAAVAKLILQLIEENRQHFTTDRIFLSCFGDPVSANQFNKRLKYHGEKAGVEGKKMTAHVYRHTWARAMVINGADPFTIQKMGGWSDIRTMRRYIQMDTEDVRRSHDQFSPTSKFIKNRVDR; this is encoded by the coding sequence ATGGCGTTAACGAAACGAGAAAGACGTGCCCCGGTCGGCGCGCGTGATGTAAAGTTGTTCCCGGAGCTTACATTAGAGCAAGCACTGGATTTTGTAACCAACGCGAAGAAGGTGGAGGGACTACGCGAAAGCACCCTTAAGGATTACACGAAACATTACGGATACTTCGTGAAATGGCTTAATCAGTTTCATCCGGATATCACGTTGATTGAGCATATCGAGGTCAGCACTATTCGCGACCACATTTCGTATATGAAGTACGATCGGGTCCGATACGAGGGACACAAGCACATACCAACGGAGGGGCAGCGTGTAGGTTTATCGGATACGACTATTAACATTCGTATACGTACACTTAAGGCGATCTTCAATCAGCTTGAGCGCGATGACTTAATCGAGATTAATCCGATAAGCAAAGTGAAGTTGCTGCGCCAGGACGTAGATTTAACAAATTGTCTGACGGATGAAGAGATTATTGCCATCTTAGCACAACCGAATCGAAGGGACTTCGTGGGATTCCGCGATTATGTCGGCATTATGTTGATGCTCGATAGTGGCTGTCGCGTATCTGAAATGCTCGGGCTACGCATCGGAGATATCGATTTTCAAACGCGATTTATTACATTGTCCGGTGAAGCCAACAAAAACCGTAAGCCGCGCATGGTACCGTTCTCCGCGGCAGTGGCGAAATTGATTCTGCAGCTTATAGAGGAAAACAGACAACACTTTACTACGGATCGGATATTCCTTTCATGCTTCGGTGACCCAGTATCCGCGAACCAATTTAATAAGAGGTTAAAGTATCATGGAGAGAAGGCGGGCGTTGAAGGGAAGAAGATGACCGCGCACGTTTATCGGCACACCTGGGCGCGAGCTATGGTCATTAACGGAGCTGATCCGTTTACCATACAAAAGATGGGCGGATGGTCTGATATTCGTACCATGCGAAGGTATATACAGATGGATACGGAAGACGTTCGGCGTAGTCACGATCAATTCTCTCCTACGAGTAAATTTATTAAGAATCGAGTAGACAGATGA
- a CDS encoding helix-turn-helix domain-containing protein: MDGSGVRGIRVMAGMTQSQFAEALNVSQSCVSDVENGRRNVSRDLRIKLAQVFGTGDDVLLAIQRAKESDKLAL, encoded by the coding sequence ATGGATGGATCAGGAGTGCGTGGTATCAGGGTTATGGCTGGCATGACCCAGTCCCAGTTTGCGGAAGCACTAAACGTCAGCCAATCGTGTGTGAGCGATGTGGAGAACGGACGACGTAATGTTTCGCGTGATCTGAGGATCAAATTGGCGCAAGTATTCGGGACCGGAGATGACGTGTTACTGGCGATTCAAAGAGCAAAAGAGTCCGACAAATTGGCGCTTTAA
- a CDS encoding YuzB family protein, producing MRPIIEFCANNMHFGTDEVMDQLEENPDYDVIEYGCLTNCGQCYMTPFALVNGEVVITDKVEDLYNAILAKIAEADAWDELDLD from the coding sequence ATGAGACCGATTATTGAATTTTGTGCCAATAATATGCATTTTGGCACAGATGAAGTCATGGATCAACTGGAAGAAAATCCAGACTATGACGTGATTGAATACGGCTGCCTTACCAACTGTGGCCAATGTTATATGACTCCTTTTGCACTGGTGAATGGCGAAGTTGTCATCACAGACAAAGTAGAGGATCTATATAACGCCATTCTGGCCAAAATTGCCGAAGCCGATGCTTGGGACGAGCTCGATCTCGACTAA